The genomic DNA AAACAGTGTGTATAATTTATAACATGTTTCGTTTTAGCCTGTCTTCTGTCTCTATAAATCATATTGCATGCATTGCTATTGATCGCTATTTTGCTGTATGTGACCCCTTGCTTTATTCAACCAAAATAACTGTTAAAATAGCTTGGTTGATAATAATGCTTAACTGGTTCTTGTCACTGCTATATAACTTGATGCTGATTTACTTCAATGGCAATATAAGGAGTGCCAAAGAACTGAATATTTGTTATGGagactgtttatttttaatgaatgaaaCATGGAGGATAGTTGATctaatcatatttattttgcctggctCTGTAATGATGATATTCTATGCAAAAGTTTTTATTGTGGCAAAAAGACATGTTAAAGTACTCTGTGCTATTACAGAACAGCAAAGTTcaaattatgaaaacaaaagtAAGAAGACCACCATTGCATCTGAAAGAAAGGCTGTAAAAACATTAGGAATTGTAGTTGCTGTCTTTCTCTTGTGCTTGGTTCCCTATTATATCTTCACTCTTGTTGACACAAATGTGAGCTTGTCTTCTTCTGTGGTGATTAATTTTCTATACTGGCTGGTATATTTTAATTCATCTTTGAATCCCATAATTTATGCTCTGTTTTACCCGTGGTTTCAGAAGTCTGTGAAATTGATTGGAACCTTAAGGATATTTAAACCAGCATCATCTTTGTTGAATTTGTTTCCATAAAAACTGTAATCATGTCAATTCTCAAGTAATGTAAGCATTAGGCTTATAAATATCACAAGATCTACACCACATGTTCAAAGATGTggttgaatcattagttttccTGTAGCTGAAATGATGTAAGtagttttgaaatgtattattattattattattattattattattattattattattattattattattattattattatttatttcttagcagatgcccttgtccagggtgacttacaaaatataagagcaatacaaagtgcaataatacagtgcagttcaaggcataatacattttacaaatttcgaATTTACATAAGTAtgtacgagatatacagtaaacaatatataaggtcttatatccaatatataaggtcttacatcctagattgtaaaagctgatatgTGCAGAAAGGTATTACACGTATCACAAGGTATTACAAGTTATATACACTGGCTGTCAAAGTTGGGTAGGACCGGAATACCTGCAAAGCTAGGAAAGCAATTATCGAAATGAAATATTGATTAGTATAAATGTGTAGcttatgtattatgtaatgtAATGGATTATTggaatttattttacatttgttttaactaTAGTACCCAATAATcccagttactgggattttcacgcacaaccatttctagggtttacaaagaatggtgtgaaaagggaaaaacatccagtcagtgggcaaaaatgccttgttgatgctagaggtcagaggagaatgggccgactgattcaagctgatagaagagcaactttgactgaaataaccactcgttacaaccgaggtatgcagcaaagcatttgtgaagccacaacacgtacaaccttgaggcggatgggctacaacagcagaagaccccaccgggtaccactcatctccactacaaataggaaaaagaggctacaatttgcacaagctcaccaaaattggacagttgaagactggaaaaatgttgcctggtctgatgagtctcgatttctgttgagacattcagatggtagagtcagaatttggcgtaaacagaatgagaacatggatccatcatggcttgttaccactgtgcaggctggtggtggtggtgtaatggtgtgggggatgttttcttggcacacttaaggccccttagtgccaattgggcattgtttaaatgccacggcctacctgagcattgtttctgaccatgtccatccctttatgaccaccatgtacccatcctctgatggctacttccagcaggataatgcaccatgtcacaaaggtcgaatcatttcaaattggtttcttgaacatgacaatgagttcactgtactaaactggcccccacagtcaccagatctcaacccaaaagagcatctttgggatgtggtggaacgggagcttcgtgccctggatgtgcatcccacaaatctccatcaac from Amia ocellicauda isolate fAmiCal2 chromosome 1, fAmiCal2.hap1, whole genome shotgun sequence includes the following:
- the LOC136758758 gene encoding trace amine-associated receptor 13c-like, producing the protein MEQTEVQYCFPTSNSSCPKELRPTAVYVVMYISAAAVVMLTVCGNLLVIISISHFKQLHTPTNLLLLSLAVADFLIGVTVMPFCLIILIEDCWYFGETVCIIYNMFRFSLSSVSINHIACIAIDRYFAVCDPLLYSTKITVKIAWLIIMLNWFLSLLYNLMLIYFNGNIRSAKELNICYGDCLFLMNETWRIVDLIIFILPGSVMMIFYAKVFIVGSF